A DNA window from Fragaria vesca subsp. vesca linkage group LG3, FraVesHawaii_1.0, whole genome shotgun sequence contains the following coding sequences:
- the LOC101314543 gene encoding putative germin-like protein 2-1-like, giving the protein MASQLLFLALLLAMTCSIAFAAESLQDFCVPQPTRLGAVNGIVCKDPNLVEANDFFYSGLDIAGNTSTVFGSRVTSVRVNQIPGLNTFGISIARIDFAAWGVNPPHTHPRATEILTVLEGSLQVGFVTSNPENKLITKILQPGDVFVFPEGLVHFQYNVGYTIAVAYSAFSSQNPGTITLANTVFGARPHISSDILTKAFLVDKEAIYNIQSRF; this is encoded by the exons ATGGCCTCTCAACTTCTGTTTCTAGCATTACTCCTAGCCATGACTTGCTCCATTGCTTTCGCAGCTGAGAGTCTGCAAGATTTCTGTGTACCGCAGCCAACACGCTTAG GTGCAGTGAATGGCATTGTCTGCAAGGACCCTAATCTTGTTGAAGCCAATGACTTCTTCTATAGTGGACTTGACATAGCAGGCAACACATCAACCGTATTTGGTTCACGTGTGACCTCTGTTAGGGTGAACCAAATTCCAGGACTCAACACCTTTGGCATCTCCATTGCACGCATCGATTTCGCTGCATGGGGTGTTAATCCTCCACACACTCATCCTAGAGCGACTGAAATCTTGACAGTCCTTGAAGGAAGCCTCCAAGTGGGTTTTGTCACCTCCAACCCCGAAAACAAACTCATTACAAAAATACTTCAGCCAGGTGATGTGTTTGTGTTCCCGGAAGGTCTTGTGCATTTCCAATATAATGTTGGATATACTATAGCAGTAGCCTATTCAGCTTTCAGCAGCCAAAATCCAGGAACTATTACCCTTGCCAACACAGTATTCGGAGCAAGGCCTCACATCTCTAGCGACATTCTTACAAAGGCTTTCTTAGTGGATAAGGAAGCAATCTACAACATACAGTCAAGATTTTAG